In a genomic window of Geothermobacter hydrogeniphilus:
- a CDS encoding DUF4160 domain-containing protein, whose amino-acid sequence MNETELIEDYISQSTDLNDLAKILWLLLSDSFSVWEDGSLLRTRQLVERVKGLRIEIHVNEHPPPHFHVQTGNMEATFAIDDCSLLTGKLNPGSYRLVKWWHLRAKDKLITIWNQTRPTGCSVGGYRFKA is encoded by the coding sequence TTGAACGAAACAGAGTTGATTGAAGATTATATTTCTCAATCAACGGATCTTAATGATTTAGCAAAAATCCTCTGGTTGTTGCTTAGCGACAGTTTTTCTGTCTGGGAAGATGGTAGTCTGCTTCGCACACGGCAGCTTGTGGAGAGGGTCAAAGGTCTAAGAATAGAAATTCATGTCAATGAACATCCGCCGCCACACTTTCATGTCCAGACAGGAAATATGGAGGCTACGTTTGCCATTGACGATTGCTCATTATTGACCGGCAAACTGAATCCTGGAAGCTATAGGCTAGTCAAATGGTGGCATTTGAGAGCGAAAGACAAACTTATCACAATTTGGAACCAAACACGGCCGACAGGATGTAGTGTTGGAGGATATCGATTCAAGGCCTAA